A single window of Granulicella mallensis MP5ACTX8 DNA harbors:
- a CDS encoding SDR family oxidoreductase, with the protein MTTVPNRAQTLFDLTGRVAIVTGGAGLLGYHHGAILSAAGAHVVLLDLAGANPALRAEQLTLAHGPECLGLAADITSEASLEEARDAILAKFGRIDILINNAANNPKVESHPHAEPKQWSRLENFPLKIWNDDIAVGLTGAFLCSRIFGQEMVKRNAGVILNVASDLGVIAPDQRLYRKEGLPEDQQPVKPVTYSVVKTALIGLTRYLSTYWTAHNIRVNAISPGGVFADQPDEFTSKLHQLIPMGRMAHKDEYQGAILFLCSDASSYMTGQNLIVDGGRSVL; encoded by the coding sequence ATGACTACCGTTCCCAATCGCGCACAGACCCTCTTCGATCTCACCGGCCGCGTCGCCATCGTCACCGGCGGAGCAGGCTTGCTGGGCTATCACCACGGAGCGATCCTCTCCGCTGCTGGCGCCCACGTCGTACTGCTTGACCTCGCAGGCGCCAACCCTGCACTGCGCGCCGAGCAGCTCACCCTGGCCCACGGCCCCGAGTGCCTTGGCCTCGCCGCAGACATCACCTCAGAAGCCTCACTCGAAGAGGCCCGCGACGCCATCCTCGCCAAGTTCGGCCGCATCGACATCCTCATCAACAACGCCGCCAACAACCCGAAGGTTGAATCCCATCCCCACGCCGAGCCCAAGCAGTGGTCTCGCCTGGAGAACTTCCCGCTCAAGATCTGGAACGACGACATCGCCGTCGGCCTCACGGGAGCCTTCCTCTGCTCGCGCATCTTCGGCCAGGAGATGGTGAAGCGCAACGCCGGTGTCATTCTCAACGTCGCCAGCGATCTCGGCGTCATCGCGCCCGACCAGCGCCTCTACCGCAAAGAAGGCCTCCCCGAAGACCAGCAGCCCGTAAAGCCTGTGACCTATTCAGTCGTAAAGACCGCGCTGATCGGTCTCACCCGTTATCTCTCCACCTATTGGACCGCGCACAACATCCGCGTGAACGCCATCTCCCCCGGCGGCGTCTTCGCCGACCAGCCCGACGAGTTCACCTCCAAGCTCCACCAGCTCATCCCTATGGGACGTATGGCCCACAAGGACGAATACCAGGGCGCGATCCTCTTCCTCTGCTCGGACGCCAGCTCCTACATGACAGGCCAGAACCTCATCGTCGATGGCGGTCGCAGCGTTCTGTAA
- a CDS encoding GtrA family protein: protein MNPETTQSREHLPVVGVPAIPEVDTPQKGGFASLFPGGQFVRYLCVGVFNSLFGYTTSVIALTLLNLFHPEQLLSLKAVLASVISTPFNITVAYFGYKFFVFRTKGNYLSEWLKCFAVYGTSMIPGLIALAAITRLLQSVIHRHAVSLHAFLSAVESHLGGKPLALLQHVATGRAMAGYLAIAIVMGFTTIYSFIGHKKVTFKVKPAA, encoded by the coding sequence ATGAACCCCGAAACCACTCAGTCCCGCGAGCACCTACCCGTCGTTGGCGTTCCGGCGATTCCGGAAGTCGACACACCGCAGAAGGGTGGCTTCGCCAGCCTCTTTCCCGGCGGCCAGTTCGTGCGCTATCTCTGTGTCGGCGTCTTCAACTCTCTGTTCGGATACACCACCTCGGTCATAGCGTTGACCCTGTTGAACCTGTTTCACCCCGAACAGCTTCTTTCCCTAAAGGCCGTGCTCGCCTCGGTCATCTCGACCCCGTTCAACATCACTGTCGCCTACTTCGGCTACAAGTTCTTCGTCTTCCGCACCAAGGGCAACTATCTGAGCGAGTGGCTCAAGTGCTTCGCCGTCTACGGCACCAGCATGATTCCAGGCCTGATCGCACTCGCGGCGATCACGCGTCTCCTGCAGTCCGTCATCCATCGCCATGCGGTCTCACTTCACGCCTTCCTGAGCGCTGTCGAAAGCCATCTCGGAGGCAAACCGCTGGCACTCCTGCAGCACGTCGCCACCGGCAGGGCCATGGCCGGCTACCTCGCCATCGCGATCGTCATGGGCTTCACCACGATCTACAGCTTCATCGGGCACAAGAAGGTGACCTTCAAGGTCAAACCCGCCGCCTAG
- a CDS encoding glycosyltransferase family 2 protein: MSQKTITIMTPCYNEEENVLNVYNQVREVMVGIGKYEYEHLFIDNSSQDNTVAILKMIAADDPNVKIIVNSRNFGHIRSPIHALFQSRGDCVISIVADLQDPPPMIADMIREWENGAYCVLGIKRTSEENSLMFWLRKQYYRLAERLSSIETIQNYTGFGLYDRKVVELVRSFDDPYPYFRGMIAEIGLPTVKLLYDQPARKFGITKNNWYTLYDIGMLGIINHSKVPLRLATFAGFLGAGLSFVIALGYLLAKLLFWSTFTVGVAPMIIGLFFIQSLMLVFLGIMGEYVGAIYTQLQHRPYAVELTRVNFESGFGYPKPNPVALNGITSGNPLVVAATTNIASPS; encoded by the coding sequence GTGAGCCAAAAGACCATCACCATCATGACGCCCTGCTATAACGAGGAAGAAAACGTCCTCAACGTCTACAACCAGGTGCGCGAGGTCATGGTCGGCATCGGCAAGTACGAGTACGAGCATCTCTTCATCGACAACTCGTCACAGGACAACACCGTCGCAATCCTGAAGATGATCGCCGCCGATGACCCCAACGTCAAGATCATCGTGAACTCGCGCAACTTCGGCCACATCCGTTCGCCGATCCACGCGCTCTTTCAGTCCCGTGGCGACTGCGTGATCTCCATCGTCGCCGACCTGCAGGACCCGCCGCCAATGATCGCTGACATGATCCGCGAGTGGGAGAACGGCGCGTACTGCGTGCTCGGCATCAAGCGCACCAGCGAGGAAAACTCGCTGATGTTCTGGCTGCGCAAGCAGTACTACAGGCTCGCCGAACGGCTCAGCTCCATCGAGACCATCCAGAACTACACCGGCTTCGGCCTCTACGACCGCAAGGTGGTAGAGCTGGTGCGATCCTTCGACGACCCGTACCCCTACTTTCGCGGCATGATCGCCGAGATCGGCCTGCCCACCGTCAAGCTGCTCTACGACCAGCCAGCCCGCAAGTTCGGCATCACCAAGAACAACTGGTACACGCTGTACGACATCGGAATGCTGGGCATCATCAACCACTCAAAGGTGCCGCTGCGCCTGGCCACCTTTGCGGGCTTCCTCGGTGCGGGGCTCAGCTTCGTCATCGCCCTCGGCTACCTGCTCGCCAAGCTCCTCTTCTGGTCGACCTTCACCGTCGGCGTCGCGCCCATGATCATCGGCCTCTTCTTCATCCAGTCGCTGATGCTGGTCTTCCTCGGCATCATGGGTGAGTACGTCGGCGCGATCTATACACAGCTCCAGCACCGTCCTTACGCCGTCGAACTCACGCGCGTGAACTTCGAATCGGGCTTCGGCTATCCCAAGCCCAACCCCGTAGCGTTGAACGGCATCACCTCCGGCAACCCACTCGTCGTCGCGGCAACCACTAACATCGCTTCGCCGTCTTAA
- a CDS encoding D-sedoheptulose 7-phosphate isomerase has product MQDLIRKQLAQSIETMTKVLNDEAIHTAVVEAGRITAEAMKSGKKLMVCGNGGSAADSQHLVAEFVSRLTIDRPALRAVALTTDSSILTAIGNDYSYDNVFERQVEALGLEGDVLLAISTSGNSKNCVKALKLAKKLGIHTVAYTGNKGGTMAELADINVIIPSDVTMNIQESHLALEHIYCMVVERYYFGADFGKKPQQLAE; this is encoded by the coding sequence ATGCAAGATCTCATCCGCAAACAACTCGCCCAGTCCATCGAGACCATGACCAAAGTCCTGAACGACGAGGCCATCCACACCGCCGTCGTCGAAGCAGGACGCATCACCGCCGAAGCCATGAAGTCCGGCAAGAAGCTGATGGTCTGCGGCAACGGTGGCTCCGCCGCCGACTCCCAGCACTTGGTCGCCGAGTTCGTCTCGCGCCTCACCATCGACCGCCCCGCCCTGCGCGCGGTCGCCCTCACCACCGACTCCAGCATCCTCACCGCTATCGGCAATGACTACAGCTATGACAACGTCTTCGAGCGCCAGGTAGAAGCTCTCGGCCTCGAAGGTGACGTACTGCTCGCGATCTCGACCAGCGGCAACTCGAAGAACTGCGTTAAGGCACTGAAGCTCGCGAAGAAGCTGGGCATCCATACCGTTGCCTACACCGGCAACAAGGGCGGCACGATGGCAGAACTCGCCGACATCAACGTCATCATCCCCTCGGATGTGACGATGAACATCCAGGAGTCGCATCTCGCGCTCGAACACATCTACTGCATGGTGGTGGAGCGCTATTACTTCGGCGCAGACTTCGGCAAGAAGCCGCAGCAGTTGGCGGAATAA
- a CDS encoding ankyrin repeat domain-containing protein, with translation MSLSYRAAQTVIKRGDEEALRTALDQHLDPNLTNQNGWSLLMLAAVEGSVPLGQLLIEKGANLVALNGKGDTPLSIATQKGHTAFIELLHGHGA, from the coding sequence ATGTCCCTTTCCTATCGCGCAGCCCAAACCGTGATCAAGCGCGGCGACGAAGAAGCTCTTCGCACCGCGCTCGACCAACACCTCGACCCCAACCTCACCAACCAGAACGGCTGGTCGCTCCTCATGCTCGCCGCCGTAGAGGGCTCCGTCCCGCTAGGCCAACTCCTCATCGAAAAGGGTGCGAATCTCGTCGCCCTCAACGGCAAGGGCGACACCCCGCTCAGCATCGCTACCCAAAAAGGCCACACCGCTTTCATCGAGCTTCTCCACGGGCACGGAGCCTAA
- a CDS encoding peptidase inhibitor family I36 protein, which translates to MKPIVLAFAAFIVLGASGVAKAQYPQPQNRPWIYNGQPGTYRPEWDRYPTPNRGACFFTDANFRGRRFCVRAGDRLPFLPGGYGHSISSIRTFGRVRVTAFAARNFSGPSVSFGTVPDLGYTSNGPFRGWNDRISSIVVR; encoded by the coding sequence ATGAAGCCTATCGTTCTCGCATTCGCTGCTTTCATCGTCCTCGGCGCATCCGGCGTGGCCAAAGCGCAGTACCCACAACCCCAAAACCGCCCGTGGATCTATAACGGCCAGCCTGGCACCTATCGTCCCGAGTGGGACCGCTACCCCACGCCTAACCGTGGAGCCTGCTTCTTTACCGATGCAAACTTCCGTGGCCGTCGCTTCTGCGTTCGCGCCGGCGACCGCCTGCCATTTCTCCCGGGGGGCTATGGCCACAGCATCTCGTCCATTCGCACCTTTGGGCGCGTTCGCGTAACTGCCTTCGCAGCCCGCAACTTTAGCGGCCCGAGCGTCAGCTTTGGCACCGTTCCCGATCTGGGATACACCAGCAACGGCCCCTTTCGCGGCTGGAACGACCGCATCTCGTCCATCGTCGTACGCTAA
- a CDS encoding MFS transporter yields the protein MNQKTASTDQLSGVESRGRFSHAWRALRHRNFKLYFAGQSISLIGTWMTRVATSWLVYRLTKSALLLGVVGFAGQILAFVLAPVAGVIVERLDRRKLLVWTQVLAAVQSLAMAGLTLAKIITIHEIIALSALQGLINAFDMPGRQAFTVQMVEDKKDLSNAIALNSSIVNLARLIGPALAGIVIGAVGEGWCFLIDGVSYFAVIASLLAMRVKPLAMRRATTSMLEQLQEGWSYVSTFRPIRTILLLFALLSLMGWPFMVLLPIFAGQVLRGGPHTLGFLTGASGIGALVSAISLAMRKSVVGLTRMIQIAAAMFGGGLILFGLSHVLWLSLLLMLFVGFGMMQGLAASNTVIQTLVPEDKRGRVMSYYTMAFVGMSPFGSLLAGGLAHRFGAPYTVIMTGACCVLGAVWFTVELPAVRKIMRPIYREMGLLRDREPNLEEGAGT from the coding sequence ATGAATCAGAAAACAGCCTCCACGGATCAACTGTCAGGTGTCGAGTCGCGCGGGCGATTCTCCCATGCGTGGCGGGCGTTGCGGCATAGGAACTTCAAGCTCTACTTCGCGGGGCAGAGCATCTCGTTGATCGGTACCTGGATGACGCGGGTGGCGACGAGCTGGCTGGTCTACCGGCTGACGAAGTCGGCGCTGCTGCTAGGGGTTGTGGGGTTTGCCGGGCAGATCCTGGCGTTTGTGCTGGCTCCGGTGGCTGGCGTCATAGTGGAGCGGCTCGACCGGCGCAAGCTGTTGGTGTGGACGCAGGTGCTGGCGGCGGTGCAGTCGCTCGCAATGGCCGGGTTGACGCTGGCAAAGATCATCACCATTCACGAGATCATTGCGCTCAGCGCGTTGCAGGGGCTCATCAATGCGTTCGACATGCCCGGGCGGCAGGCCTTTACCGTGCAGATGGTCGAGGACAAGAAGGACCTCAGCAATGCGATCGCGCTGAACTCGTCCATCGTGAATCTGGCGCGGCTGATAGGGCCGGCGCTGGCGGGTATTGTGATCGGCGCGGTGGGCGAGGGTTGGTGCTTCCTGATCGATGGCGTGAGCTACTTCGCGGTGATTGCCTCGCTGTTGGCGATGCGGGTGAAGCCGCTGGCCATGCGCCGCGCGACGACGTCGATGCTGGAGCAGTTGCAGGAGGGGTGGTCGTATGTGAGCACCTTTCGGCCGATTCGCACGATCCTGCTGCTGTTTGCGCTGCTGAGCCTGATGGGCTGGCCGTTCATGGTGCTGCTGCCGATCTTCGCGGGTCAGGTGCTGCGTGGCGGGCCGCACACGCTGGGCTTTCTGACGGGGGCCTCGGGCATCGGCGCTCTGGTTTCGGCGATATCGCTGGCGATGCGCAAGAGCGTGGTGGGGCTGACGCGGATGATCCAGATCGCCGCTGCGATGTTCGGCGGAGGGTTGATCCTGTTTGGGTTGTCGCACGTGTTGTGGCTTTCGCTGCTGCTGATGCTGTTCGTCGGCTTCGGGATGATGCAGGGGCTGGCGGCGAGCAACACGGTGATCCAGACGCTGGTGCCGGAGGACAAGCGCGGGCGCGTGATGAGCTACTACACGATGGCGTTCGTGGGGATGTCGCCGTTCGGCAGCCTGCTGGCGGGTGGGTTGGCGCATCGATTTGGAGCACCGTATACGGTGATCATGACCGGTGCGTGCTGCGTGTTGGGAGCGGTTTGGTTCACGGTTGAGCTGCCGGCGGTGCGGAAGATTATGCGGCCGATCTACCGGGAGATGGGGTTGTTGCGTGACCGTGAACCCAATCTGGAAGAGGGCGCGGGAACGTAG
- a CDS encoding NAD-dependent epimerase/dehydratase family protein, which produces MAPRPLPPEDLAHILKHAHESFTALQDARLFITGGTGFFGHWLLESLLHANRELSLNIRATVLTRNAASFQNKAPHIANDPAITLLEGDIRTFAFPAEPHTHILHAATDSGGQQASRPAYELAESILEGTRRVLQFAQETGATRLLYTSTGAVYGRSTTLQHTPETYTGAPDPLLLQSSYDEAKRMAEHLCVAYSHGTDLQAVIARCFAFVGPHLPLDQHFAIGNFLGAAIAGTPIHIKGDGTPRRSWLYMADLSLWLWTMLVRGQANRAYNVGSDKGHTIAEAARLTAALLRPGLPLQIDGTPNPAAPLNSYVPSIERARDELGLKVTIPLNEALRRTAAWHGYAVKDNI; this is translated from the coding sequence ATGGCACCCCGCCCCCTGCCCCCCGAAGACCTCGCCCACATCCTCAAGCATGCGCACGAATCGTTTACCGCACTGCAGGACGCCCGCCTCTTCATCACCGGCGGTACTGGCTTCTTCGGACACTGGCTGCTGGAGTCGCTGCTCCATGCCAATCGCGAGCTTTCACTGAACATCCGCGCAACGGTCCTCACGCGCAACGCCGCATCCTTCCAAAACAAAGCCCCGCACATCGCAAATGATCCAGCGATCACCCTCCTCGAAGGTGATATCCGCACCTTCGCCTTCCCTGCCGAGCCGCACACCCACATCCTGCACGCCGCGACGGACTCCGGTGGTCAACAAGCCTCTCGTCCCGCCTACGAACTCGCGGAGTCCATCCTCGAAGGTACCCGCCGCGTCCTGCAGTTCGCCCAAGAGACCGGGGCTACCCGCCTGCTCTACACCAGCACAGGCGCGGTCTACGGCCGCTCCACGACGCTGCAACACACGCCCGAGACCTACACCGGCGCCCCCGACCCTCTACTGCTGCAAAGCTCCTACGACGAAGCCAAGCGCATGGCCGAGCACCTCTGCGTAGCCTACTCGCACGGAACCGACCTCCAGGCAGTCATCGCCCGCTGCTTCGCCTTCGTCGGCCCCCACCTGCCTCTCGATCAGCACTTCGCCATCGGCAACTTCCTAGGCGCGGCCATTGCCGGCACGCCGATCCACATCAAGGGAGACGGCACACCGCGCCGTTCCTGGCTCTACATGGCCGACCTCAGCCTCTGGCTCTGGACGATGCTCGTGCGCGGACAAGCCAATCGTGCCTACAACGTAGGCTCCGACAAGGGCCACACCATCGCGGAAGCAGCACGCCTCACCGCGGCCCTCCTGCGGCCCGGCCTGCCCCTCCAGATCGACGGCACACCTAACCCCGCAGCCCCGCTCAACAGCTACGTCCCCAGCATCGAACGAGCCCGCGACGAACTAGGACTGAAGGTCACCATCCCCCTCAACGAAGCGCTGCGACGTACCGCCGCCTGGCATGGATACGCAGTGAAAGACAATATCTGA
- the rfbH gene encoding lipopolysaccharide biosynthesis protein RfbH encodes MSERSEQLRQQILQLTAEFHAEAFARRDFVPGSSVVPVSGKVIDAADMSAVVDSALDGWFTTGRWAKDFERKLARFFGLRSASLVNSGSSANLVALSALTSPKLGDRQLKPGDEVITVAAGFPTTVNPIFQNRLVPVFVDVTLPTYEIDVTKLEDARSEKTKAVMVAHTLGNVFDLDAVVAFCKKYNLWLVEDCCDALGSTYNGQKVGTFGDIATVSFYPAHHITMGEGGAVLTDKPALQVLIDSFRDWGRDCWCEPGVDNTCGKRFDWQLGTLPCGYDHKYTYSHVGYNLKATDMQAALGVSQIAKLPEFIERRKANFAYLKNALKPLEQYVVLPEATPKSDPSWFGFPIGVKADAPFKRDQLTKALEAQKIGTRLLFAGNLSRQPAYEGWEYRVVGEMTNTDYVMNNVFWIGVFPGLTNEMLDFIAKTAIEFVEQAKAGLVVV; translated from the coding sequence ATGAGTGAGCGGTCCGAGCAGCTACGTCAACAAATTCTCCAACTTACTGCCGAGTTTCATGCCGAGGCCTTTGCCCGGCGTGATTTCGTGCCGGGCAGTTCGGTGGTTCCGGTTTCAGGCAAGGTGATCGATGCCGCCGATATGAGCGCCGTGGTGGACTCCGCGCTCGATGGCTGGTTTACGACAGGCCGCTGGGCCAAGGACTTCGAGCGCAAGCTGGCGCGGTTCTTTGGGCTGCGGTCGGCGTCGCTGGTGAACTCAGGTTCGTCGGCCAACCTGGTGGCGCTATCGGCTTTGACCTCGCCGAAGCTCGGCGACCGCCAGTTGAAGCCGGGAGATGAAGTAATTACCGTCGCCGCGGGCTTTCCGACGACGGTGAACCCGATCTTCCAGAATCGGCTCGTGCCTGTGTTTGTCGATGTGACACTGCCGACCTATGAGATCGATGTGACGAAGCTCGAAGACGCACGCAGCGAGAAGACCAAGGCTGTGATGGTCGCGCATACGCTGGGGAATGTCTTCGATCTCGATGCGGTGGTTGCGTTCTGCAAAAAGTACAACCTGTGGCTTGTGGAAGACTGCTGCGACGCGCTGGGTTCGACGTACAACGGCCAGAAGGTCGGTACGTTCGGCGATATCGCCACGGTGAGCTTCTATCCTGCGCATCACATCACGATGGGCGAGGGCGGAGCGGTTCTGACCGACAAGCCCGCGCTGCAGGTTTTGATCGACAGCTTTCGCGACTGGGGCCGTGATTGCTGGTGCGAGCCGGGTGTGGATAATACCTGTGGAAAACGGTTCGACTGGCAGTTGGGCACGCTGCCTTGCGGCTATGACCACAAGTACACGTACTCGCATGTGGGCTACAACCTGAAGGCGACCGATATGCAGGCCGCGCTGGGTGTGAGCCAGATTGCGAAGCTGCCGGAGTTCATCGAACGGCGCAAGGCGAACTTTGCGTATCTGAAGAATGCTTTGAAGCCCCTGGAGCAGTACGTGGTATTGCCGGAGGCGACGCCGAAGAGCGACCCGAGCTGGTTTGGATTTCCCATCGGCGTGAAGGCGGATGCTCCTTTCAAGCGCGATCAACTGACCAAGGCTCTCGAGGCCCAGAAGATTGGCACGCGTCTTTTGTTTGCGGGGAATTTGTCGCGGCAGCCTGCGTATGAGGGCTGGGAGTATCGCGTGGTTGGGGAGATGACCAACACCGATTACGTGATGAACAATGTGTTCTGGATTGGGGTCTTTCCGGGGCTTACGAACGAGATGCTGGACTTCATTGCGAAGACGGCGATTGAGTTTGTGGAGCAGGCGAAGGCTGGGTTGGTGGTGGTTTAG
- the rfbF gene encoding glucose-1-phosphate cytidylyltransferase: MKAVILAGGLGTRISEETSLRPKPMVEIGGRPILWHILKIYSQHGINDFIICCGYKGYIIKEFFANYFLHTSDVTFDMKENKMIVHNTDAEPWRVTLVDTGENTGTGGRLHRVAKYLEGEEAFCMTYGDGVADVDIPASIAFHKKHGKKVTLTSVQPVARFGALGLKDTQIYSFQEKPQDEGGWINGGFFVLSPKAIEAVTDDSQMFEREPIEKLVAQGEVHAFFHHGFWQAMDTLRDKHQLEDLWSKGKAPWKIW; this comes from the coding sequence ATGAAAGCAGTCATTCTTGCCGGCGGCCTCGGCACTCGTATCTCAGAAGAGACCAGCCTCCGTCCCAAGCCGATGGTGGAGATCGGCGGTCGTCCCATCCTCTGGCACATCCTCAAGATCTATTCGCAGCACGGCATCAACGACTTCATCATCTGTTGCGGCTACAAGGGCTACATCATCAAGGAGTTCTTCGCGAACTACTTCCTGCACACCTCCGACGTCACCTTCGACATGAAGGAGAACAAGATGATCGTGCATAACACCGACGCCGAGCCCTGGCGCGTCACCCTCGTGGACACCGGCGAAAACACCGGCACCGGCGGACGCCTGCACCGTGTCGCAAAGTATCTCGAAGGCGAAGAGGCCTTCTGCATGACCTACGGCGACGGCGTGGCCGACGTGGACATCCCCGCCTCCATCGCCTTCCACAAGAAGCACGGCAAGAAGGTCACGCTCACCAGCGTGCAGCCGGTGGCCCGCTTCGGAGCCCTCGGGCTCAAGGACACGCAGATCTACTCCTTCCAGGAGAAGCCGCAGGACGAAGGCGGCTGGATCAATGGCGGCTTCTTCGTACTCTCGCCCAAGGCCATCGAGGCCGTCACCGATGACTCTCAAATGTTTGAACGCGAGCCCATCGAGAAGCTCGTCGCACAAGGCGAAGTCCACGCCTTCTTCCATCACGGCTTCTGGCAGGCGATGGATACGCTGCGCGACAAACATCAACTCGAAGATCTCTGGAGCAAAGGCAAGGCTCCCTGGAAGATCTGGTAA
- the rfbG gene encoding CDP-glucose 4,6-dehydratase yields MNLWQGKRVFLTGHTGFKGGWLALWLASKGAIVRGYALDPSTEPNLFTAAKIGSVIEDIRGDIRDSSKLEPALRDFAPEVVFHLAAQPLVRYSYEDPIGTYETNVIGTARVLDAVRRTPSVRAVVSVTTDKCYENKEWLWGYRETDPLGGYDPYSSSKACAEIVSAAYRQSYFPVSKLAEHQCALATGRAGNVIGGGDWSLDRLIPDLVRGFLAGEPVLIRRPHAIRPWQHVLEPLLGYILLAEHLLTHDPRYATAFNFGPSDDDAQEVGWIVERMTQFWGGNASWKLDEDPGVHEAGYLKLDASRARAELAWHPRLRLETTLHWLVDWYKAWQSGEDMHRFTLDQISAYEKLNPAR; encoded by the coding sequence ATGAACCTCTGGCAAGGCAAGCGCGTCTTCCTCACCGGCCACACCGGCTTCAAAGGCGGATGGCTGGCCCTCTGGCTCGCCTCCAAGGGCGCCATCGTACGCGGCTACGCGCTCGACCCCAGCACCGAGCCCAACCTCTTCACGGCAGCCAAGATCGGCAGCGTGATCGAAGACATTCGCGGCGACATTCGCGATTCATCGAAGCTTGAACCAGCCCTGCGCGACTTCGCTCCCGAGGTCGTCTTCCACCTCGCCGCGCAGCCGCTCGTGCGCTACAGCTACGAAGACCCCATCGGCACATACGAGACCAACGTCATCGGCACGGCACGCGTGCTCGACGCCGTACGCCGCACGCCCAGCGTTCGCGCCGTCGTCAGTGTCACCACCGACAAGTGCTACGAGAACAAGGAGTGGCTCTGGGGCTATCGCGAGACCGATCCCCTCGGCGGCTACGACCCCTACTCCAGCTCCAAGGCCTGCGCCGAGATCGTCTCCGCGGCCTATCGCCAGAGCTACTTCCCTGTCAGCAAACTTGCCGAGCACCAGTGCGCCCTCGCCACCGGTCGTGCCGGCAACGTGATCGGCGGAGGCGACTGGTCGCTCGACCGCCTCATCCCCGATCTCGTTCGCGGCTTCCTGGCTGGTGAGCCCGTACTCATCCGCCGTCCGCACGCAATCCGTCCGTGGCAGCACGTGCTGGAGCCCCTGCTGGGTTACATCCTGCTCGCCGAGCACCTGCTGACCCACGATCCCCGCTACGCCACCGCGTTCAACTTCGGCCCCTCCGACGACGATGCGCAGGAGGTCGGCTGGATCGTCGAGCGCATGACACAGTTCTGGGGCGGCAACGCCAGCTGGAAGCTCGACGAGGACCCCGGCGTCCACGAGGCCGGTTACCTGAAGCTCGACGCCAGCCGCGCCCGCGCAGAGCTCGCCTGGCACCCTCGCCTGCGGCTCGAAACCACGCTGCACTGGCTGGTCGACTGGTACAAGGCCTGGCAGTCAGGCGAAGACATGCACCGCTTCACCCTCGATCAGATCTCGGCGTACGAGAAATTGAACCCAGCCCGCTAA